One Ignavibacterium album JCM 16511 genomic region harbors:
- a CDS encoding cupin domain-containing protein: MLIKKIFMDSKARYYIDKLGLQKHPEGGYYREIYRAGEMFFTETIPAKKLNKKNISTSIYFLLSGRDKSLFHRLKSDEIWHFYDGCDVVLYMIDENGKLNKVQLGKGSEEFQFVIPKNHWFAAELVDKNSFALVGCTVSPGFDFKDFELAERDKLVNKFPEHEKLIKKFTKP, encoded by the coding sequence ATGTTAATAAAAAAAATTTTTATGGATTCGAAAGCAAGATATTATATCGATAAACTCGGATTGCAAAAGCATCCCGAAGGTGGATATTATCGGGAAATTTATCGCGCAGGCGAAATGTTTTTTACAGAAACAATTCCGGCAAAAAAGTTAAATAAAAAAAACATTTCAACATCAATTTATTTTTTGTTGAGTGGAAGGGATAAATCTTTATTTCACAGACTGAAGTCTGATGAGATATGGCATTTTTATGATGGTTGTGATGTTGTACTTTATATGATTGATGAAAATGGTAAATTAAATAAAGTACAATTAGGCAAAGGAAGTGAAGAGTTTCAGTTTGTAATTCCGAAGAATCATTGGTTTGCTGCTGAACTGGTTGATAAAAATTCATTCGCATTGGTTGGTTGCACTGTTTCACCAGGTTTTGATTTCAAAGATTTTGAACTTGCAGAAAGAGACAAATTGGTAAATAAATTTCCTGAGCATGAAAAGCTTATTAAGAAATTTACAAAACCTTAA
- the hpnC gene encoding squalene synthase HpnC — protein sequence MSDSSIKTVISLAKTHYENFPVASFLIPKAKRQDIAIVYWFARTADDLADEGQISASERISALNDLEKNFNDALNNKFISEEFRILSDVILRNKLNPKYFTDLIAAFKQDVIKNRYKNFYEVLDYCKRSADPIGRIVLDIFNIRDEEAYLYSDKICTALQLTNFFQDVEIDFAKGRIYFPLEEMRLFNVDENMFEMKENNPNFSALLKYNIDRTKVLFAQGKKIFSYLDGRLKLEIKWTVSGGEKILSKIEKNKYQIFGKRPKLNKRDFISILLKSILTE from the coding sequence ATGTCCGATTCATCAATAAAAACAGTGATTTCTTTAGCTAAAACTCATTACGAAAACTTTCCGGTCGCTTCTTTTCTTATTCCAAAGGCAAAACGGCAGGACATTGCAATAGTTTATTGGTTTGCAAGAACAGCTGATGATTTGGCTGATGAAGGACAAATATCTGCAAGTGAACGAATATCTGCATTAAATGATTTGGAGAAGAATTTTAATGATGCGCTAAATAATAAATTTATAAGTGAAGAGTTTAGGATTTTGTCTGATGTTATTCTAAGAAATAAACTTAATCCGAAGTATTTCACTGATCTTATTGCGGCTTTCAAACAGGATGTAATAAAAAACAGATACAAGAATTTTTATGAAGTTCTGGATTACTGCAAAAGATCTGCAGATCCAATTGGCAGAATAGTTCTTGACATTTTTAATATAAGAGATGAAGAAGCTTATCTGTATTCTGATAAAATTTGTACTGCACTACAATTGACTAATTTCTTTCAGGATGTGGAAATTGATTTTGCTAAGGGCAGAATTTATTTCCCGCTGGAAGAAATGCGTCTTTTTAATGTTGATGAAAATATGTTTGAGATGAAAGAAAATAATCCTAATTTTTCAGCACTGTTGAAATACAATATTGATAGAACAAAAGTTCTTTTCGCACAAGGCAAAAAAATATTTTCCTATCTTGATGGAAGATTAAAACTTGAAATTAAATGGACAGTTTCTGGTGGGGAAAAAATTCTATCAAAGATTGAAAAAAATAAATATCAGATTTTTGGTAAAAGACCAAAGCTTAACAAAAGAGATTTTATTTCGATACTATTAAAAAGTATTTTAACTGAATGA
- the hpnD gene encoding presqualene diphosphate synthase HpnD — MIESAKQISKESKSSFYYAFNLLPEHKRDAMNTVYAFCRKTDDIVDDISVSDEIKYEKLRRWRIEFEKAFAGRSDYPLLNKLGKTISNFNIPLDPFFELIKGMEMDLQKNRYKSFDDLLLYCYRVASTVGLMCIEIFGYKNPSTKDFAVNLGIALQLTNILRDLGKDAEQGRIYLPQEDLEKFNYSETQLYQKISDENFKQLMKYEVERAKSYFDKATESLDLDDKKTMFAARAMQHIYYRMLERIIQTDYDVLNNEIKVKKIEKVGIALGVWAKYQLVY, encoded by the coding sequence ATGATTGAATCAGCAAAACAAATATCAAAAGAAAGTAAAAGCAGTTTTTACTATGCTTTTAATCTTTTACCTGAACATAAAAGAGATGCGATGAATACTGTTTATGCTTTCTGCAGAAAAACAGATGATATTGTTGATGATATTTCTGTATCCGATGAAATTAAATATGAAAAGTTAAGACGATGGCGAATTGAATTTGAGAAAGCATTTGCAGGAAGAAGCGATTATCCTTTGCTTAATAAACTCGGTAAGACGATTTCAAACTTTAATATTCCACTCGATCCTTTCTTTGAATTGATTAAAGGAATGGAAATGGACTTGCAGAAAAATCGTTATAAAAGTTTCGATGATCTTTTGCTTTACTGTTATCGTGTTGCTTCGACAGTCGGACTTATGTGTATAGAAATATTTGGATATAAGAATCCCTCAACAAAAGATTTTGCTGTCAATCTTGGTATTGCTTTACAGTTGACTAATATCCTTCGTGATCTTGGTAAAGATGCCGAGCAGGGAAGAATCTATTTACCACAGGAGGACTTAGAAAAATTTAATTACAGCGAAACTCAACTTTATCAAAAAATATCAGATGAAAACTTTAAGCAATTAATGAAGTATGAAGTTGAGCGTGCGAAAAGTTATTTTGATAAAGCTACTGAATCACTTGATCTTGATGATAAAAAAACAATGTTTGCTGCAAGGGCTATGCAGCATATTTATTACAGAATGCTCGAAAGAATAATTCAAACTGATTACGATGTTCTAAATAATGAAATAAAAGTTAAGAAAATTGAAAAAGTCGGAATTGCTTTAGGTGTTTGGGCAAAGTATCAGTTAGTTTATTGA
- the hpnE gene encoding hydroxysqualene dehydroxylase HpnE — protein MGKVSVSLLMKRVLVIGGGLAGLSAAVYLSKNKFRVTLLEASPKVGGRVYSFIDEKTNTEIDNGQHILMGCYTDTLNFLRVIDAYKYLKIQKNLEVNYLSHEGISFKLKATQFPFPFNLLYALFSFKRLDVNEKFSLIKLFLKINFIESENLYGLNVIEWLKKEKQSDNSIKIFWEIISIGALNTSTEKASAKIFCDILKEIFWKDNTSFSIIVPALPLSKVFCEPSIESIKRNGGEVRLSEKVIGVEIEDMKIKKVITDKNIYEDFDFVISAVPYFASEKFIDKKFLDKQPEFHYSSILNIHLWIKQNFLSEDFYAFIDSELHWLFNKKTHWNIVISNADKFMQMSKDEIINFILTELKKFIPVSDDILSYKIIKEKRATFIPDNSILNNRPSTETKIKNIFIAGDWVDTKLPATIESAVRSGRLAAEKIVNQM, from the coding sequence TTGGGCAAAGTATCAGTTAGTTTATTGATGAAAAGAGTTTTAGTAATTGGTGGTGGATTAGCAGGACTTTCAGCCGCAGTTTATCTTTCCAAAAATAAATTTCGGGTTACGCTTCTCGAAGCATCTCCAAAAGTAGGTGGGAGAGTTTATTCTTTTATAGATGAAAAAACAAATACTGAAATTGATAATGGTCAGCATATTCTGATGGGTTGTTACACCGATACGTTAAATTTTCTGCGAGTGATTGATGCTTACAAGTATTTGAAAATTCAGAAAAATCTTGAAGTAAATTATTTATCTCACGAAGGCATCTCATTTAAACTAAAAGCGACTCAATTTCCTTTCCCGTTTAATTTACTTTATGCTTTATTTTCATTTAAGAGATTAGATGTTAACGAGAAGTTCTCGCTGATAAAACTTTTCTTAAAAATTAATTTTATTGAATCCGAAAACCTTTATGGATTAAATGTCATTGAATGGTTGAAAAAAGAGAAACAATCGGATAACTCAATAAAGATTTTCTGGGAAATAATTTCAATCGGAGCATTAAACACATCAACCGAAAAAGCATCAGCAAAAATTTTTTGCGATATACTGAAGGAAATTTTCTGGAAAGACAATACATCTTTTTCAATTATTGTTCCTGCTTTACCTTTGTCAAAAGTATTCTGTGAACCTTCAATTGAATCAATAAAAAGAAACGGCGGGGAAGTAAGGTTGTCAGAAAAAGTTATCGGAGTTGAGATTGAAGATATGAAGATTAAAAAAGTAATTACAGATAAGAATATCTATGAAGATTTTGATTTTGTAATTTCTGCTGTCCCTTATTTTGCATCGGAAAAATTTATTGATAAAAAGTTTCTTGATAAGCAACCCGAATTTCATTATTCATCAATTTTGAATATTCATTTATGGATAAAGCAAAATTTTCTCAGTGAAGATTTTTATGCTTTTATTGATTCGGAGTTACATTGGCTTTTTAATAAGAAAACTCATTGGAATATTGTAATTAGTAATGCTGATAAGTTTATGCAGATGAGTAAGGATGAAATTATAAATTTCATTTTAACGGAACTTAAAAAATTTATTCCCGTTTCTGATGATATTCTTTCATACAAAATAATCAAAGAAAAAAGGGCAACATTTATTCCTGATAATTCAATCTTAAATAACAGACCATCAACTGAAACAAAAATCAAAAATATTTTCATTGCCGGTGATTGGGTAGATACAAAGCTTCCTGCAACAATTGAGAGTGCAGTAAGAAGCGGAAGATTGGCTGCGGAGAAGATTGTCAACCAAATGTAA
- a CDS encoding STAS domain-containing protein, producing the protein MEDFEKLVIKDIIIEKVNLTRATYKEASELKKILDDDIEKKFRKLIVDLSQCEFIDSTFLGVLVLSLKKISMISGEIRLVKPKSVVRALMEKSGTLNIFNAYDTLDEAVESFEFTHAANYYTREGLTAQA; encoded by the coding sequence ATGGAAGATTTCGAAAAACTGGTAATTAAAGATATAATCATTGAGAAAGTAAACCTCACAAGAGCAACCTATAAAGAAGCGAGTGAGTTGAAGAAAATTCTTGATGATGATATCGAAAAGAAATTCAGAAAATTAATTGTTGATTTGAGCCAATGTGAATTCATTGATTCAACTTTTTTAGGTGTGCTTGTTTTATCACTTAAAAAGATATCAATGATCAGTGGTGAAATCAGACTTGTTAAACCTAAATCGGTTGTAAGAGCGCTGATGGAAAAATCCGGCACACTGAATATTTTCAACGCTTATGACACATTGGATGAAGCGGTTGAAAGTTTTGAATTCACACATGCTGCAAACTATTACACAAGAGAAGGACTTACAGCACAAGCTTAA
- a CDS encoding M20/M25/M40 family metallo-hydrolase, protein MIRILLPLLLFIISTKISFSQTDKISDYISVADTITKTALRDRKGYDWLKELCEIGPRLSGSENSMKAILWAKNKMTELGFDSVWLQPVMVPHWERGNKEFCAIYNDKIMIKKLEVLALGGSVSTPENGIEANVIEIKSFDELKQKASEVKGKIVFFNRPIDQGMTNTFAGYGSAVDQRVYGAIEAAKYGAIGVVIRSVTTKFDNVPHAGVMLYVDSLPRIPAAAIGYLDSDFLSEQLKLNPGLVLKLRMNCRTLEDTQSFNVIGEIRGKEFSEEIVVVGGHFDSWDVGCGAHDDGAGCIQSIEVLDLFKRLNIKPKRTIRCVLFINEENGSRGGIEYGKLAASSSEKHIAAIEADRGAFTPVGFNVDSDSITINKISTWLPILEKASIEWVKKGGSGVDVSKIKNAKALLGFVPDDQRYMDVHHSANDVFEEVHPREFELGAAAITVMVYLLSEEGL, encoded by the coding sequence ATGATAAGAATTTTACTACCGCTGTTGTTGTTTATCATCTCTACTAAAATATCGTTTAGTCAAACCGATAAAATCAGCGATTACATTTCAGTTGCAGATACAATTACTAAAACAGCACTTCGAGATAGAAAAGGTTATGATTGGCTGAAAGAACTTTGCGAAATCGGACCCAGATTAAGCGGCTCTGAAAATTCTATGAAAGCAATCTTGTGGGCAAAAAATAAAATGACTGAACTTGGATTTGATTCGGTATGGCTTCAACCGGTTATGGTTCCTCATTGGGAACGAGGTAATAAAGAATTCTGTGCAATTTATAACGACAAAATAATGATTAAAAAATTAGAGGTACTTGCACTTGGTGGCAGTGTATCAACTCCTGAAAATGGAATTGAAGCGAATGTGATAGAAATAAAATCTTTTGATGAGTTGAAACAAAAAGCTTCAGAAGTAAAAGGTAAAATTGTTTTCTTCAACAGACCGATTGATCAGGGAATGACTAATACTTTCGCCGGTTATGGTAGTGCAGTTGATCAGAGAGTTTATGGAGCAATCGAAGCAGCAAAGTATGGAGCAATTGGAGTTGTAATCCGATCTGTTACAACAAAATTTGACAATGTGCCTCATGCAGGTGTAATGCTTTATGTTGATAGTTTACCCAGAATTCCTGCTGCGGCAATTGGTTATCTCGATTCAGATTTTCTTAGCGAACAGTTAAAATTGAATCCCGGACTTGTTTTAAAGCTCAGAATGAATTGCAGAACACTCGAGGATACTCAGTCATTTAATGTAATTGGAGAAATCAGAGGCAAAGAATTTTCTGAAGAAATAGTTGTAGTCGGTGGGCATTTCGATAGCTGGGATGTTGGATGCGGTGCACACGATGATGGAGCTGGTTGTATTCAATCAATTGAAGTTCTTGATTTATTCAAAAGACTTAATATCAAACCTAAACGAACGATAAGATGTGTATTATTTATCAATGAAGAAAATGGTTCGCGCGGTGGAATTGAATATGGTAAGTTGGCTGCTTCATCTTCTGAAAAACATATTGCTGCTATTGAAGCCGACAGAGGTGCATTTACTCCGGTTGGATTTAATGTAGATTCAGATTCAATTACTATTAATAAAATATCTACCTGGTTACCAATATTGGAAAAAGCATCAATTGAATGGGTCAAAAAAGGTGGAAGCGGAGTTGATGTAAGCAAAATTAAAAATGCAAAAGCACTTTTAGGGTTTGTTCCTGATGATCAGCGATATATGGATGTTCACCATTCAGCTAATGATGTTTTTGAAGAAGTTCATCCCAGAGAATTTGAATTAGGTGCTGCAGCTATTACTGTCATGGTTTATCTGTTAAGTGAAGAAGGTTTGTAA